CGGGAAAGACTCCCAGCAGGTCCCCCCCTCCGAGTAGTCCTCGCGCACCGTTCCCCATTGGCGCTCCGAGAGGTAGGGTCCCCAGCGCTTCCAGTTCTTCTCCCGCCGAGCGTCCTCGGCCAGCCGCTCCCGCTCTCCGCTCCCGAGCCCCGCCGCGCGCCGCTTCACGGCCGCTTCACGACGCGCAACGTGGTCAGGATGTCCCGCGCCGGGTACACGAACGCGTAGTGCTTCTCCCAGCGGTCCAGCCCTCTGAGGCGGATCATGAGCTTGGGAATCCAGCAGCGCACGGAGCTGCCGAAGGTCACCGTCGAGGAGACCCGCTCGAACGCGCCGACCTGCTCGGCCAGGTACCCCCCGGCGAGGAAGGGGAGGTACCACTGCGTCGAGAGGTGCCGCCGGTGGGTGGGATCGCTCCACGAGTGGACGAACGAGTAGTGCGGCGTCACCACCTCGAGGAGCGCTCCGTGCGCCGCGATCCGGTGCACCTCTTTCATGAACAGGTCCGCGCGCTCGACGTGCTCGATGATGTGCCGGGCGATCACCCTGTCGAAGCTTCCGTCGGGAAGCGACCAGGGGATCTGGTCGAGATCCTGAATCCGGTCCACCCCCTGGTAGGGGAAGATGTCCACTCCGAACGCACCCGGCGTCTTCGCCGGCCCGCAGCCGAGCTCGATGATCCGTTCCGCCATCTCAGATCGTCTCCGCCAATCTCCTGTAGATCCCGTAGGTGGCTCGCGCCGTGGAATCCCAGGTGAACTCCCGCGACCTCCTCCGTCCGTTCTCCGCGAGCCGCGCCCTGAGCTCTCGGTCGTCGAGCACTCCCGTCATCGCCGCGGCCATCCCCTCCTCGTCGTCGACCCGGGTGTAGATCGCCGCGTCCCCCCCGATCTCGGGGAGCGCGCCCCGGTCGGAGGCCAAAACGGGAACGCCCAGGGCCATCGCCTCGACGACGGGCAGCCCGAACCCCGCGTACAGGTGGAACATCAGGAGGGCGACGGCTCTCGACACCAGGTAGAGCTTCTCGCGCTCGGGGAGCATCCCGAGGAGGAGGATCGCGCTCTCGATCCGGTGCTCGCTCGCGAGCCTCCTGACCTCGTCGGTGTCCTCGCCCCGGTCGCCGACGAGCACGAGGCGCACGTCCGGGTGGGCGCGCGCGACGCGGGCGAAGGCGCGCACGGTGGCCGGCAGGTTCCGGATGCGCCAGAGGGTCCCGACGTGGACGAAGTAGCGGCCGTACGCGGCTTCCCGAACCGTCGGGGA
The nucleotide sequence above comes from Terriglobia bacterium. Encoded proteins:
- a CDS encoding class I SAM-dependent methyltransferase, with product MAERIIELGCGPAKTPGAFGVDIFPYQGVDRIQDLDQIPWSLPDGSFDRVIARHIIEHVERADLFMKEVHRIAAHGALLEVVTPHYSFVHSWSDPTHRRHLSTQWYLPFLAGGYLAEQVGAFERVSSTVTFGSSVRCWIPKLMIRLRGLDRWEKHYAFVYPARDILTTLRVVKRP
- a CDS encoding glycosyltransferase family 4 protein, which encodes MRIALDCTPSAASLGHGIGVYARHLAFSLARIAGGDDRFDLAFESHKWHARVRGIPEIDTRFTHRRLWPLPVRFGWASEVGVFHGLDARLPRTRFPREVVTFHDMYPFHRYLWEDGDAHVVRYHEKRLLRYPRIAERAAAIICVSRNTRDDLLRIAPAAGPKILVIHHGTDAGDPGRVPDDDDVSPTVREAAYGRYFVHVGTLWRIRNLPATVRAFARVARAHPDVRLVLVGDRGEDTDEVRRLASEHRIESAILLLGMLPEREKLYLVSRAVALLMFHLYAGFGLPVVEAMALGVPVLASDRGALPEIGGDAAIYTRVDDEEGMAAAMTGVLDDRELRARLAENGRRRSREFTWDSTARATYGIYRRLAETI